The Petrocella atlantisensis genome has a window encoding:
- a CDS encoding nucleoside kinase, producing MEDRIKINVMNEEKEVKVGTTLLELASQYQSQFKTPIVLAVVDTKLSELNQKIKEPCNVIFLDILNKDGFRTYQRSLSFVMIKAAHDVIGHEEHIKVIVQYSINYGFYCEIEPKRLLKTDTLTKIKERMVELINLGLPFIKETVKTDEAIKIFGNQFMEDKVTLFKYRRVSNVNLYRFDDFYDYFYGYMVPDTSYLKVFELYPYEDGMILQFIDFNDPSKAARFEPDQMLFETLKNATDWGHLMEVDTVGELNDVISQGKMNELIMVQEALMEKKIGRIADHVMKDIKHKKFIFIAGPSSSGKTTFAHRLSIQLRSLGLRPKPISLDNYFVNRDDTPKDEDGNYNFECLEALDVAQFNHDMHQLLKGEVVSMPAFDFISGLRQYKGDTLKLEDNTILVIEGIHGLNPKLSSAIPEENKFKIYISALTQLNIDNHNRVPTTDARLLRRMVRDNQYRGASAIKTLAMWPSVRNGEEQYIFPFQEEADAMFNSSLIYELSVLKQYAEPLLFNVPKGSQEYIEAKRLIKFLDYFLGVSSESIPNNSIIREFIGGSNFR from the coding sequence ATGGAAGATAGGATTAAGATTAATGTGATGAATGAGGAAAAAGAAGTGAAAGTGGGGACTACTTTACTAGAGCTGGCATCTCAATATCAATCTCAATTTAAAACGCCTATCGTATTAGCTGTTGTCGATACCAAGCTTAGTGAATTGAACCAAAAAATTAAAGAGCCATGTAATGTTATATTCCTTGATATTTTAAATAAAGATGGGTTTAGAACATACCAACGAAGCCTATCCTTTGTTATGATTAAGGCCGCACATGATGTTATTGGTCATGAAGAACATATTAAAGTTATTGTTCAATATTCAATTAATTATGGATTTTATTGTGAAATTGAGCCGAAAAGACTATTAAAGACGGATACATTGACGAAAATTAAAGAAAGAATGGTTGAGCTTATTAATCTTGGTTTACCTTTTATAAAAGAAACGGTAAAAACAGATGAAGCTATAAAAATTTTTGGAAACCAGTTTATGGAAGATAAAGTGACATTGTTTAAGTATAGACGCGTATCCAATGTCAATCTATATCGTTTTGATGACTTTTACGACTATTTCTATGGTTATATGGTGCCGGATACAAGCTACTTAAAAGTATTTGAACTATATCCTTATGAAGATGGTATGATTTTACAATTCATTGACTTTAACGATCCAAGTAAGGCGGCACGTTTTGAGCCGGACCAAATGTTATTTGAGACACTAAAGAATGCCACAGACTGGGGGCATTTGATGGAGGTCGACACAGTAGGCGAACTTAACGATGTCATTTCTCAGGGGAAAATGAATGAACTCATTATGGTACAAGAGGCACTAATGGAGAAAAAAATCGGAAGAATTGCTGACCATGTCATGAAAGATATCAAGCATAAGAAATTTATATTTATTGCAGGGCCTTCATCCTCCGGAAAAACCACTTTTGCCCATCGGCTATCGATACAACTTAGATCTTTGGGATTAAGACCAAAGCCCATTTCTTTAGACAACTATTTTGTTAATAGGGATGATACACCGAAAGATGAAGATGGTAATTATAATTTTGAATGTCTTGAAGCTCTAGATGTGGCTCAGTTTAATCATGATATGCATCAACTCTTAAAAGGCGAGGTCGTATCCATGCCGGCTTTTGATTTTATCTCGGGACTAAGACAATACAAAGGTGATACCCTTAAGTTAGAAGACAATACAATACTGGTCATTGAAGGTATTCATGGCTTGAATCCAAAGCTATCTTCGGCCATACCGGAAGAAAATAAGTTCAAAATCTATATCAGTGCATTGACCCAGTTGAATATTGATAATCACAACCGAGTACCGACAACAGATGCCAGATTACTACGACGTATGGTTAGGGATAACCAGTATAGAGGTGCCTCAGCTATAAAAACACTTGCTATGTGGCCATCTGTACGAAACGGAGAAGAACAATATATCTTCCCCTTTCAAGAGGAAGCCGACGCTATGTTTAATTCATCTTTAATTTATGAGCTTTCTGTACTAAAACAGTATGCAGAGCCTTTATTATTTAATGTACCTAAAGGAAGCCAGGAATATATAGAGGCAAAAAGACTCATTAAGTTTCTAGATTATTTTCTTGGGGTATCTAGTGAGAGTATACCGAATAACTCGATTATACGAGAGTTTATCGGTGGATCGAATTTTAGGTAA
- a CDS encoding RluA family pseudouridine synthase has product MKILYEDKHIIVIVKPKGMPSQPDLSGDRNVYEAVLEHVGHEDKNINLGLIQRLDRPVGGIMVLTKSSEAHRAFTQKSYLNKKYLAVVEGEAEQENRLVDYLQKVRGNRTIVTSKKVPQAKEAILTYRCIKKVVVSDKSLSLLEVELETGRHHQIRAQMAHHKLPLVGDTKYNVIKEGTWVDIGLQAYKLEINHPLIGHMTFKHINKEHPFDIFFKNEDDYETL; this is encoded by the coding sequence ATGAAAATACTATATGAAGATAAGCACATCATAGTCATTGTTAAGCCAAAAGGGATGCCAAGTCAGCCGGATTTATCAGGAGATAGAAATGTCTATGAGGCAGTACTGGAACACGTGGGTCATGAAGATAAAAATATTAATCTTGGACTGATTCAAAGACTAGATCGTCCGGTTGGCGGTATAATGGTACTTACAAAATCATCAGAAGCACATAGAGCCTTTACTCAGAAATCATACTTAAACAAAAAATATTTGGCCGTTGTTGAAGGCGAAGCAGAGCAAGAGAATAGACTCGTAGATTATCTTCAAAAGGTTAGAGGTAATAGGACGATTGTTACTTCAAAAAAAGTGCCACAAGCCAAGGAAGCAATATTAACGTATAGATGTATAAAAAAAGTGGTGGTAAGTGACAAATCATTATCTCTATTGGAAGTTGAACTTGAAACGGGTCGACATCATCAGATTAGAGCCCAAATGGCGCATCACAAATTACCACTTGTTGGTGACACGAAATATAATGTTATCAAAGAAGGAACTTGGGTGGACATTGGCCTACAGGCCTATAAACTCGAAATAAACCATCCATTAATCGGACACATGACATTTAAACACATAAATAAGGAACATCCTTTTGACATTTTCTTTAAAAATGAAGATGATTATGAAACTTTATAA
- the aroA gene encoding 3-phosphoshikimate 1-carboxyvinyltransferase: MHIQPVKQLKGTLKVPGDKSISHRSIMFGALAKGTTTVEGFLTGEDCLSTIACFRQMGIHIEQVQDKVTIQGKGLYGLTKPNSILDVGNSGTTMRLMSGILSGQSFEVNITGDASIRKRPMDRIIRPLTSMNANISSLSGNGLAPLSIKPSLLKPIDYISPVASAQVKSSILLANLYTGSTSTVKEPTLSRNHSEIMLNHFGAHVEINGSLVTSHPIKELFANHVVVPSDISSAAFFMVAGLICPNSDLILKDVGINPTRDGIIHVLKEMNGSIEVIDKRVVNGEPIADLHIKSSKLKGTIVEGDIIPTLIDEIPVIAVAAAYAEGTTIIKDAGELKVKETNRIDTMVSELKKMNIHIEATADGMIIVGGNRIQGAHVQSYDDHRVAMSLAIAALGANGHTRIENSGCIAISYPTFESDLSSLIHI; encoded by the coding sequence ATGCACATTCAACCCGTAAAACAACTTAAAGGAACACTAAAAGTACCTGGGGACAAGTCCATTTCCCATCGTTCAATTATGTTTGGAGCCCTTGCAAAAGGTACAACCACTGTTGAAGGTTTCCTGACCGGTGAAGACTGTTTATCTACGATTGCTTGTTTCAGACAAATGGGTATACACATTGAACAAGTTCAAGACAAGGTCACCATTCAAGGTAAGGGACTTTATGGACTCACTAAACCGAATTCGATTTTGGATGTTGGAAATAGTGGCACTACCATGCGTTTGATGTCCGGCATATTATCCGGTCAATCTTTTGAAGTTAACATAACCGGTGATGCTTCCATTAGAAAACGACCTATGGACCGTATCATTCGTCCTCTTACTTCTATGAATGCAAATATCAGCAGTCTATCCGGTAACGGTCTTGCGCCTTTATCTATAAAGCCGAGCCTACTAAAACCTATAGACTATATATCTCCGGTTGCAAGCGCCCAAGTCAAATCTTCCATATTACTGGCCAATCTATATACGGGATCGACTTCCACGGTTAAAGAACCTACACTCTCTAGAAATCATTCCGAAATTATGCTCAATCATTTCGGTGCACATGTAGAAATTAATGGATCTTTGGTCACCAGTCATCCCATTAAAGAATTGTTCGCAAATCATGTCGTTGTACCCTCTGATATTTCTTCAGCTGCCTTTTTTATGGTTGCAGGGCTTATTTGCCCAAACAGTGATCTTATCTTAAAAGATGTGGGCATTAACCCTACAAGAGACGGTATTATCCATGTTCTTAAAGAAATGAATGGTTCTATTGAAGTCATAGACAAACGTGTTGTCAACGGAGAACCCATTGCAGACCTTCATATCAAGTCTAGTAAGCTTAAAGGGACAATTGTTGAAGGTGATATTATTCCAACATTAATCGACGAAATACCTGTTATTGCGGTTGCTGCTGCTTATGCAGAAGGTACAACAATCATAAAGGATGCCGGTGAGCTTAAGGTAAAAGAAACCAATCGTATTGATACCATGGTCTCTGAACTTAAAAAGATGAACATCCATATTGAGGCTACGGCCGACGGCATGATTATCGTAGGTGGTAACCGGATACAAGGTGCACATGTCCAGAGTTATGATGATCACAGAGTGGCCATGTCTTTGGCCATTGCCGCACTCGGTGCTAATGGCCATACACGTATTGAAAATAGTGGGTGCATTGCCATCTCCTATCCAACCTTTGAATCTGATTTAAGTTCACTTATTCATATATAA
- a CDS encoding prephenate dehydrogenase, whose product MIKQIGFIGFGLIGGSIAKSIKKYGLAQKLIAYDRHLEPLHQAMNEGVLDQIATSLEDGFESCDLIFLCCPVKVNIEMFEKLAGIVHEQCIVTDVGSTKSDIHDALDDMGTNIRFVGGHPMTGSEKSGYEASSSQLFENIFYILTPSKTSTQEDLNVLKSLVEGIDSIPIIMDASVHDKTTASISHVPHVLAALIVNAVKHLDTEQGYMHTLAAGGFKDITRIASASPIMWQQICLSNKEPILDVLEYYKTMLTTIENSIKDEDAHQLYALFSEAQAYRNTFNDTSSGIFPRHYSFSVDVEDEPGIIAKIATLLSEAKINIKNIGIINNREIDNGVLSILFEDQDHMELSITLLRNLGYTIYT is encoded by the coding sequence ATGATTAAGCAGATTGGTTTTATTGGATTTGGTCTTATTGGTGGATCCATCGCAAAAAGCATAAAAAAATACGGCTTAGCTCAAAAATTGATTGCTTATGATCGCCACCTGGAACCACTTCATCAGGCTATGAATGAGGGTGTCCTAGATCAGATTGCAACATCATTAGAAGATGGCTTTGAATCATGTGACTTAATCTTCTTATGTTGTCCTGTGAAGGTTAATATAGAGATGTTCGAAAAATTAGCCGGCATCGTTCATGAACAGTGTATTGTAACAGATGTGGGCTCTACCAAAAGTGACATACACGATGCTCTTGATGATATGGGTACAAACATAAGATTTGTTGGCGGACATCCTATGACGGGTTCTGAGAAAAGTGGTTATGAAGCCTCTTCTTCTCAATTGTTCGAAAATATTTTTTATATTCTAACCCCTTCTAAAACTTCTACTCAAGAGGATCTAAATGTTTTAAAAAGTCTGGTCGAAGGTATTGATAGCATTCCTATTATAATGGATGCTTCAGTACATGACAAAACAACAGCTTCCATTAGCCATGTACCTCATGTTCTTGCTGCACTCATTGTTAACGCCGTTAAACATCTGGATACAGAACAGGGTTATATGCATACTCTTGCTGCCGGTGGCTTCAAAGACATTACACGCATTGCATCAGCCTCTCCTATTATGTGGCAGCAAATCTGCTTAAGCAATAAGGAACCGATTCTTGATGTACTTGAGTATTATAAAACCATGTTGACAACAATAGAGAACTCTATCAAAGATGAAGATGCACATCAACTTTATGCACTATTTAGTGAGGCACAAGCTTATAGAAACACCTTTAACGATACTTCATCCGGTATTTTCCCAAGGCACTATAGTTTTAGTGTTGATGTTGAGGATGAACCCGGTATCATTGCAAAAATTGCCACACTCTTAAGCGAGGCAAAAATCAATATAAAAAACATCGGTATCATCAACAACAGAGAGATTGATAACGGTGTGCTTAGCATACTCTTTGAAGATCAAGACCATATGGAATTAAGTATCACACTTTTACGAAATCTTGGTTATACGATTTACACTTAA
- the hisC gene encoding histidinol-phosphate transaminase: protein MIKYRKEVENLRPYIPGKSIDEVKQTYGLTHIVKLASNENPLGCSELAKQSIIESLKEPSYYPDGNCTALREKLANKYNLNPNQFIFGAGSDEIINMIAKTYVAKDDEVITGDITFPQYKAGTLQMGGKIIEVPLKAHTFDLDGILKRITEQTRVIFIANPNNPTGTMVNAAKQLDFLNQVPGDILVVMDEAYVEYIRDSNFPQTISLLHQYPNLMVLRTFSKMYGLASMRIGFGIGHEDVIEKINRIRGPFNVTTAAQVAAVAALDDEAFVQRTYEVNETSKAYTYSRCHELNLSYIETYGNFVMIDFGRPSPEMFEALQSQGYIVRPGHNLGMPGYQRVTLGTEEQMVAFFDVVETILNNG from the coding sequence ATGATCAAATATCGCAAAGAAGTAGAAAATTTAAGGCCATATATTCCAGGCAAATCTATAGATGAGGTCAAACAGACTTACGGACTGACCCATATCGTCAAGTTAGCCTCTAATGAAAACCCTCTTGGATGTTCTGAGTTAGCTAAGCAGAGCATTATTGAATCATTAAAAGAACCCAGCTACTATCCTGATGGCAACTGCACCGCACTTAGGGAAAAGCTTGCTAACAAGTATAATCTTAATCCAAATCAGTTTATCTTTGGCGCAGGTTCAGATGAGATTATTAACATGATTGCTAAAACCTATGTCGCTAAGGATGATGAAGTCATAACCGGAGACATCACCTTCCCTCAGTACAAGGCAGGCACCCTTCAGATGGGTGGCAAGATTATCGAAGTGCCTTTAAAGGCACATACTTTTGACTTAGATGGCATACTTAAACGTATTACAGAACAAACACGCGTGATCTTCATTGCCAATCCAAATAACCCAACAGGTACCATGGTCAACGCAGCTAAACAACTGGATTTTTTAAACCAAGTCCCAGGAGATATTCTAGTTGTTATGGATGAGGCATATGTTGAGTACATCAGGGACTCCAATTTTCCTCAGACGATTTCTCTCCTTCATCAATACCCTAATCTTATGGTATTAAGGACTTTTTCAAAAATGTATGGTTTGGCATCCATGAGAATTGGTTTCGGTATCGGACATGAGGACGTCATTGAAAAAATCAACCGCATCAGAGGCCCTTTTAATGTTACGACTGCTGCACAAGTGGCGGCTGTTGCAGCTCTTGATGATGAAGCATTCGTTCAAAGGACTTATGAAGTCAACGAAACCTCAAAAGCCTACACTTATTCAAGATGTCATGAACTCAATCTCTCATATATAGAAACTTATGGCAATTTTGTCATGATAGATTTTGGACGACCAAGTCCTGAAATGTTTGAAGCACTTCAAAGTCAAGGTTATATTGTTCGTCCAGGTCACAACTTAGGCATGCCCGGCTATCAACGTGTCACGCTTGGTACAGAAGAACAGATGGTAGCATTCTTTGATGTTGTAGAAACTATTCTTAATAATGGTTAA